One Buchnera aphidicola (Panaphis juglandis) DNA segment encodes these proteins:
- the rplK gene encoding 50S ribosomal protein L11, whose amino-acid sequence MAKKIQSYIKLQIQSGLANPSPPIGPALGQKGVNIMEFCKIFNQKTKDLEKGMPIPVIITVYTDKSFTFITKTPPASFLLKKYSNIKKGSSKPNTEKVGIIKNHHIEEIARIKLTDMTGSNIKKIKNCIKGTAKSMGITIED is encoded by the coding sequence ATGGCTAAAAAAATACAATCATATATAAAATTACAAATTCAATCTGGCCTAGCAAACCCAAGCCCACCAATTGGTCCTGCATTAGGACAAAAAGGTGTAAATATTATGGAATTTTGTAAAATTTTTAATCAAAAAACAAAAGACCTAGAAAAAGGTATGCCAATTCCAGTTATTATTACTGTATATACTGATAAATCTTTTACATTTATTACTAAAACTCCACCAGCATCATTTTTATTAAAAAAATACTCTAATATTAAAAAAGGATCCAGTAAACCTAACACAGAAAAAGTTGGTATTATTAAAAATCATCATATTGAAGAAATTGCTAGAATTAAATTAACAGATATGACCGGATCAAATATTAAAAAAATAAAAAATTGTATAAAAGGTACTGCAAAATCCATGGGAATCACAATAGAGGATTAA
- the nusG gene encoding transcription termination/antitermination protein NusG, with product MYDTERKRWYILQTFSGLENRIVEKIKEKIQSSEIRNLFGKIMVPGEKVVEIKFGKTKNSEFKFFPGYILINMYMNEKTWYLIKSIPKLIGFIGSISDQPKAISNSEIEKINKRIKTLGHIPRPKILFKTGEEIRVKNGPFSDFHGIVEEVDYGKNRLKVSVSIFGRSTPVELNFSQVEKNT from the coding sequence ATGTACGATACTGAAAGAAAACGTTGGTATATTCTACAAACTTTCTCAGGATTGGAAAATCGTATAGTAGAAAAAATAAAAGAAAAAATCCAATCTAGTGAAATTCGAAACTTATTTGGTAAAATTATGGTTCCAGGAGAAAAAGTAGTAGAAATAAAATTTGGAAAAACTAAAAATAGTGAATTTAAATTTTTCCCTGGATACATTTTAATAAATATGTACATGAATGAAAAAACTTGGTACTTAATAAAAAGTATACCAAAGCTTATCGGTTTTATAGGTAGTATTTCAGATCAACCAAAAGCAATTAGTAATTCAGAAATTGAAAAAATTAATAAAAGAATAAAAACATTAGGTCACATACCAAGACCTAAAATTTTATTTAAAACAGGTGAAGAAATACGTGTTAAAAATGGACCATTTTCTGATTTTCATGGAATTGTCGAAGAAGTAGATTATGGTAAAAACAGACTTAAAGTATCAGTATCAATTTTTGGTAGATCAACTCCTGTTGAATTAAATTTCAGTCAAGTTGAAAAAAATACATAA
- the rplJ gene encoding 50S ribosomal protein L10 yields MALNLQQKKNIVCKINKIANSSLSAIIAENNNICVNDITQLRKNSRSENVEIHVVKNTLLKLSFQNTHLSCLNDQLKGPALIGFSMKNPGNAEKIFKNFKNNNKKIKIITAAYQGRILSKQEINYFANLPSLKEAIMSFMYTMKHAAIGKFLLLLLNIKKKKETLKK; encoded by the coding sequence ATGGCATTAAATTTACAACAAAAAAAAAATATTGTTTGTAAAATCAATAAAATTGCTAATTCATCATTATCTGCAATTATTGCAGAAAATAATAATATTTGTGTAAATGATATTACACAATTAAGAAAAAATAGCCGATCAGAAAATGTAGAAATACATGTTGTAAAAAATACACTTCTAAAATTATCGTTTCAAAATACACATTTATCATGTTTAAATGATCAATTAAAAGGACCAGCATTAATTGGATTTTCAATGAAAAATCCAGGTAACGCAGAAAAAATATTTAAAAATTTTAAAAATAATAATAAAAAAATAAAAATTATTACCGCTGCGTATCAAGGAAGGATTTTATCTAAACAAGAAATTAATTATTTTGCAAATTTACCTTCTTTAAAAGAAGCAATCATGAGCTTCATGTACACTATGAAGCATGCAGCAATAGGAAAATTTTTATTATTATTATTAAATATAAAAAAAAAAAAAGAAACACTTAAAAAATAA
- a CDS encoding methylenetetrahydrofolate reductase, with protein sequence MNSINQYHDQLYQNIFNIKSRIKFSFEFFPPINYSDPQGKFLSSIKKLSIFNPNFISITCTSKNNIEDYTYQSIQKIPKKLNLNIAPHMICANFSKKYIRDLAKRYWDDGIKSIVALRGDSLHNKNSLKFYASDLVYLLKQVADFDISVAAYPEKHPESKNIKDDINNLKMKINCGANRAITQFFFDVDKYLKFRDNCLKVGISVDIIPGILPIVNFQQLKKFVSMTNVHIPKWIHNIFQNVSHEDIYINKMVGLLICVNIIQKLCSEGVSSFHFYTLNHFDTIYTLCTLLQQNSSFE encoded by the coding sequence ATGAATTCTATTAATCAGTATCATGATCAATTGTATCAAAATATATTTAATATTAAATCTAGAATTAAATTTTCTTTTGAATTTTTTCCTCCTATTAATTATTCTGACCCTCAGGGTAAGTTTTTGTCTTCTATTAAAAAATTAAGTATTTTTAATCCAAATTTTATATCTATTACTTGTACTTCTAAAAACAATATTGAAGATTATACATATCAATCAATTCAAAAAATACCAAAAAAATTAAATTTAAATATTGCTCCACATATGATTTGTGCAAATTTTAGTAAAAAATATATTCGAGATCTTGCTAAAAGATATTGGGATGATGGTATCAAAAGTATTGTTGCATTAAGAGGGGATAGTTTACACAATAAAAATTCTTTAAAATTTTATGCATCTGATTTAGTGTATTTATTAAAACAAGTTGCTGATTTTGATATTTCTGTTGCAGCATATCCCGAGAAGCATCCAGAATCTAAAAATATAAAAGATGATATTAATAATTTGAAAATGAAAATCAATTGTGGTGCAAATAGAGCAATTACACAGTTTTTTTTTGATGTCGATAAATATTTAAAATTTCGAGATAATTGTTTAAAAGTAGGTATTTCAGTAGATATTATTCCAGGGATTTTACCAATTGTTAATTTTCAACAATTAAAAAAGTTTGTGAGTATGACAAATGTTCATATTCCAAAATGGATACATAATATTTTTCAAAACGTTAGTCATGAAGATATATATATAAATAAGATGGTTGGTTTATTAATATGTGTTAATATTATTCAAAAATTGTGTTCAGAAGGAGTATCTAGTTTTCATTTTTATACTTTAAATCACTTTGATACAATTTACACTTTATGTACTCTTTTACAACAAAATTCTAGTTTTGAATAG
- a CDS encoding preprotein translocase subunit SecE codes for MKNDKKKKKTRKKKINFYKKNILKIFIVIITIGILYLINIKKINIAYIFIIITLIFNVFIIKKLIQIIKKKKITNLEIKKINWLNKKSTLKITTLIFISSIILSTVLWILDKTIFFIISTIIHIRF; via the coding sequence ATGAAAAACGATAAAAAAAAAAAAAAAACAAGAAAAAAAAAAATAAATTTTTACAAAAAAAACATATTAAAAATATTTATTGTGATAATAACTATTGGTATACTATATTTAATAAATATCAAAAAAATAAATATTGCTTATATTTTTATCATTATTACTCTAATATTTAATGTATTTATAATAAAAAAATTAATTCAAATAATTAAAAAAAAAAAAATAACAAACCTAGAAATAAAAAAAATAAATTGGTTAAATAAAAAATCAACATTAAAAATAACAACACTTATTTTTATCAGTAGTATAATATTATCTACAGTATTATGGATTTTAGATAAAACAATATTTTTTATAATATCAACTATTATTCATATAAGGTTTTAA
- the rplA gene encoding 50S ribosomal protein L1, translated as MVKITKKKQQIIKNINFKKEYNIEDAINLMKHYKNKKFNESVDVCINLGIDPKKTDQNIRGITVLPHGIGRNIKIAVFTQGDNIEQAMKNGADIVGGSEIIPKLKNKKNHFDIVIASPDTMHIVSKLGPILGPKGIMPNPKTGTITENIAKTVKKFKKGPVRYKNDKNGIIHVTIGKINFTNLQLKNNFSALMNEIKKLKPKNSKGTFIKKIFLSTTMGFGIMINIENINKIQQKISPK; from the coding sequence ATGGTTAAAATTACAAAAAAAAAACAACAAATCATAAAAAATATAAACTTTAAAAAAGAATATAATATTGAAGATGCAATTAATTTAATGAAACATTATAAAAATAAAAAATTTAATGAAAGTGTTGACGTGTGCATTAATCTTGGTATTGATCCTAAAAAAACTGATCAAAATATCCGAGGAATTACAGTTCTTCCACACGGAATTGGTCGAAATATCAAAATTGCTGTATTTACACAAGGTGATAATATTGAACAAGCTATGAAAAATGGAGCAGATATAGTTGGAGGAAGTGAAATTATACCAAAATTAAAAAATAAAAAAAATCATTTTGATATTGTCATTGCATCACCAGATACTATGCATATAGTGAGTAAATTAGGCCCAATTTTAGGTCCAAAAGGAATTATGCCAAACCCAAAAACAGGAACAATAACAGAAAATATTGCAAAAACAGTAAAAAAATTTAAAAAAGGACCGGTACGTTATAAAAATGATAAAAATGGTATCATACATGTTACTATTGGAAAAATCAATTTCACAAATTTACAATTAAAAAATAATTTTTCTGCACTGATGAATGAAATAAAAAAATTAAAACCAAAAAACTCAAAAGGAACATTTATAAAAAAAATATTTTTGTCAACTACTATGGGTTTTGGAATCATGATTAATATAGAAAATATCAACAAAATACAACAAAAAATATCTCCAAAATAA
- the rplL gene encoding 50S ribosomal protein L7/L12: MVMTKEKIIEAVSQMSVIDVVDLINMMEKKFGVSAISNITQNVNTEKEQKEEKTEFDIILKEIGSNKISVIKAVRSATGLGLKESKDLVESAPTILKEKISKKDAESLKNLLEKSGAIIEMK, encoded by the coding sequence ATGGTAATGACAAAAGAAAAAATAATCGAAGCAGTATCACAAATGTCTGTGATAGATGTTGTAGATCTAATCAATATGATGGAAAAAAAATTTGGAGTCTCTGCAATTTCAAATATTACACAAAATGTAAATACAGAAAAAGAACAAAAAGAAGAAAAAACAGAATTTGATATCATTCTAAAAGAAATTGGAAGTAATAAGATATCTGTCATTAAAGCTGTACGTAGTGCTACTGGATTAGGTTTAAAAGAATCAAAAGATTTAGTAGAATCAGCTCCAACAATTTTAAAAGAAAAAATTAGCAAAAAAGATGCTGAATCTTTAAAAAACCTCTTGGAAAAATCTGGTGCAATAATAGAAATGAAATAA
- the rpoB gene encoding DNA-directed RNA polymerase subunit beta, with protein sequence MVYSKTEKKRIRKDFGKYITILKIPYLLSVQIDSYNKFIKKDKLGKRGLEAVFQSIFPIKSYNNAELQYINYSIGKPTLSAKDCHMRGATYSVSIKSTLRLVVYENDNTNKNIKIIKEQEVYMGEIPMMTNNGTFIINGTERVVVSQLHRSPGVFFDSDKGKTHSSGKILYNARIIPYRGSWLDFEFDHKDHLFARIDRRRKIPISIILRALGYNSEEILNLFFKKNHYQFIKNKIYINFIPEKLKNKKINFDIIHNNIMYTKKGEKITDQKIQILKKKKINYTEVKIDHLIGSISCKDYFDDKKKIIITANEEITLEHIKKFQKKQIKNISTIIINDSDNRPYISETMKIDSTSDTTSALIEIYRIMRPGEPPTKEASEYLFSNLFFSEDRYDLSFIGRMKFNKSMNRKKNVGSNILSKKDIICVIKKLIKIRNGQDTIDDIDHLGNRRIRSIGEMIENQFRIGLIRVERTVKERLSVGDLETLMPQDIINSKPISSVVKEFFTSSQLSQFMDQNNPLSEITHKRRISALGLGGLTRERAGFEVRDVHPTHYGRICPIETPEGPNIGLINSLAIYSKINKYGFLETPYRKIKDGILTNEINYLSAIEENNYIIAQANTSIDKEGKLIQDLMMCRYQGESHLFHKNKIHYMDVSAQQIVSVGASLIPFLEHDDANRALMGANMQRQAIPTMKSEKPLVGTGMERSVAIDSGVTVLAKRNGIVQYVDSARIIVKVDENDMEVEESGIDIYNLIKYNRSNQNTCINQVPCIKLGEKIKKNNVLADGPATDLGELALGQNMRVAFMPWNGYNFEDSILISEKVIQKDQFTTIHIQELSCMARDTKLGPEEISSDIPNISESSLSKLDESGIVYIGAEITEGDILVGKVSPKNESQLTPEEKLLRAIFGEKASDVKDSSLRVPSGISGTVIDVQIFTRNGVEKDTRTLEIEEEQIKKITKELTEEFNIFKYHLFERIKSILITEGILETYLNGIPNDSWNSIHTKNPKKNKQISKIFKQYKTLKKELEKNIEFKTKKIIQGDDLAPGVLKTIKVYLAVKRQIQTGDKIAGRHGNKGVISKINCVEDMPYDKNGIPIDIVLNPLGVPSRMNIGQILETHLGMAAKGIGDKINNMIKQQKSIQNIRKFIQQAFNLGENIRQKINFDNFSDDEILTLAKNYKNGLPISTPVFDGANEKEIKDLLCLSGFPKSGKIHLFDGRTGEKFERPITVGYMYMLKLNHLVDDKIHSRSTGSYSLITQQPLGGKAQFGGQRFGEMEVWALEAYGASYTLQEMLTVKSDDVNGRTNMYKNIIKGNYHMNPGMPESFNVLLREIRSLGINIELDDE encoded by the coding sequence ATAGTGTATTCCAAGACTGAAAAAAAACGAATCCGGAAAGATTTTGGGAAATATATTACTATTCTAAAAATCCCATACTTACTTTCTGTACAAATAGATTCTTATAATAAATTTATTAAGAAAGATAAATTAGGTAAAAGAGGATTAGAAGCAGTATTTCAATCCATTTTTCCTATTAAAAGCTACAATAATGCAGAGCTACAATATATTAATTATAGTATTGGAAAGCCAACGTTAAGTGCTAAAGATTGTCACATGAGAGGAGCAACATACTCTGTGTCAATAAAATCTACATTAAGATTAGTAGTATATGAAAATGATAATACTAATAAAAACATAAAAATAATTAAAGAACAAGAAGTATATATGGGAGAAATTCCCATGATGACAAATAATGGAACATTCATAATTAATGGAACAGAAAGAGTAGTAGTATCTCAGTTACATCGAAGTCCAGGTGTATTTTTCGATAGCGATAAAGGAAAAACTCATTCTTCTGGAAAAATACTATACAATGCAAGAATTATACCATATCGTGGATCATGGTTAGATTTTGAATTTGATCATAAAGACCATCTATTTGCTCGTATTGATCGAAGAAGAAAAATACCAATCAGTATTATTTTACGTGCATTAGGATATAATTCAGAAGAAATTTTAAATTTATTTTTTAAAAAAAATCATTATCAATTTATTAAAAATAAAATTTATATTAATTTTATACCTGAAAAACTAAAAAATAAAAAAATAAACTTTGATATTATTCATAATAATATTATGTATACAAAAAAAGGAGAAAAAATTACTGATCAAAAAATTCAAATATTAAAAAAAAAAAAAATAAATTACACAGAAGTAAAAATAGATCACTTAATTGGATCTATTTCCTGTAAGGATTATTTTGATGATAAAAAAAAAATAATCATCACAGCTAACGAAGAAATAACATTGGAACATATAAAAAAATTCCAAAAAAAACAAATTAAAAATATAAGTACAATTATTATTAATGATTCGGATAATAGACCATACATATCTGAAACAATGAAAATAGATTCTACCTCAGATACAACTAGCGCATTAATAGAAATATACAGAATCATGAGACCTGGAGAACCACCAACAAAAGAAGCTTCAGAATACTTATTCTCTAATCTATTTTTTTCAGAAGATAGATATGATTTATCATTTATTGGAAGAATGAAATTTAATAAATCAATGAATCGTAAAAAAAATGTGGGTTCGAATATTTTAAGTAAAAAAGATATCATTTGTGTAATTAAAAAATTAATTAAAATCCGTAATGGTCAAGATACTATCGACGATATTGACCATCTTGGTAACAGACGCATAAGATCTATTGGTGAAATGATCGAAAACCAATTTAGAATTGGACTAATTAGAGTAGAACGAACAGTAAAAGAAAGATTATCTGTAGGGGATTTAGAAACATTAATGCCTCAGGATATTATCAATTCAAAACCAATTTCATCGGTTGTAAAAGAATTTTTTACATCTAGCCAATTATCACAATTTATGGATCAAAATAATCCATTATCTGAAATTACTCATAAAAGAAGAATTTCTGCACTTGGATTAGGAGGTTTAACAAGAGAACGAGCAGGATTCGAAGTTAGAGATGTTCATCCAACACATTATGGTAGAATCTGTCCTATTGAAACCCCTGAAGGACCTAATATTGGTTTGATTAATTCTCTAGCAATTTATTCAAAAATTAATAAATATGGTTTCTTAGAAACACCATATCGTAAAATAAAGGATGGTATTTTAACAAACGAAATCAACTATTTATCAGCAATTGAAGAAAATAATTATATTATTGCACAAGCCAATACAAGCATTGATAAAGAAGGAAAATTAATACAAGATTTAATGATGTGTAGATATCAAGGTGAATCACATTTATTTCATAAAAATAAAATCCATTATATGGATGTTTCTGCTCAACAAATAGTTTCTGTAGGGGCTTCATTAATTCCATTTTTAGAACATGATGATGCAAACCGTGCACTAATGGGCGCCAACATGCAAAGACAAGCGATACCAACCATGAAATCTGAAAAACCATTAGTTGGTACTGGAATGGAAAGATCAGTAGCAATCGATTCAGGAGTCACTGTGCTTGCAAAAAGAAATGGAATAGTGCAATATGTAGATTCTGCTCGAATTATTGTTAAAGTTGATGAAAATGATATGGAAGTAGAAGAATCTGGAATCGATATTTATAATTTAATAAAATACAATCGATCTAATCAAAATACTTGCATAAATCAAGTACCATGTATTAAATTAGGTGAAAAAATTAAAAAAAATAACGTATTAGCAGATGGACCAGCAACAGATTTAGGAGAGCTTGCTCTAGGACAAAATATGAGAGTGGCATTTATGCCATGGAACGGATATAATTTCGAAGATTCAATATTAATTTCCGAAAAAGTGATTCAAAAAGATCAATTTACAACCATTCATATTCAAGAATTATCCTGTATGGCAAGAGATACAAAATTAGGACCAGAGGAAATCAGTTCAGATATACCAAATATTAGCGAATCTTCTCTATCTAAATTAGATGAATCAGGAATTGTATACATTGGAGCAGAAATTACTGAAGGAGATATATTAGTAGGAAAAGTTTCACCAAAAAATGAAAGTCAATTAACTCCAGAAGAAAAATTATTACGAGCAATTTTTGGAGAAAAAGCATCAGATGTTAAAGATTCTTCACTCCGTGTTCCTAGTGGAATATCAGGAACAGTAATTGATGTTCAAATATTTACTAGAAATGGAGTAGAAAAAGACACACGAACATTAGAAATCGAAGAAGAACAAATTAAAAAAATAACTAAAGAACTCACTGAAGAATTTAATATATTTAAATACCATTTATTTGAAAGGATTAAAAGTATATTAATTACTGAAGGCATATTAGAAACATATTTAAATGGCATTCCAAATGATTCATGGAATAGTATTCATACTAAAAATCCAAAAAAAAATAAACAAATATCAAAAATATTTAAACAATATAAAACTTTAAAAAAAGAACTAGAAAAAAACATTGAATTTAAAACAAAAAAAATAATTCAAGGTGATGATTTAGCTCCAGGTGTTCTTAAAACTATTAAAGTATATTTAGCGGTTAAAAGACAAATCCAAACAGGTGATAAAATAGCAGGAAGACATGGAAACAAAGGAGTAATATCAAAAATTAATTGCGTAGAAGATATGCCATATGATAAAAATGGAATACCAATCGATATCGTTTTAAATCCATTAGGCGTACCATCACGTATGAATATTGGACAGATTTTAGAAACGCACTTAGGAATGGCAGCAAAAGGTATAGGAGATAAGATTAATAATATGATTAAACAACAAAAATCTATTCAAAATATCAGAAAATTTATACAACAAGCATTTAATTTAGGAGAAAATATTAGACAAAAAATTAATTTTGATAATTTTTCTGATGATGAAATATTAACTTTAGCTAAAAATTACAAAAATGGATTACCAATTTCAACCCCAGTATTTGATGGAGCAAATGAAAAAGAAATAAAAGATTTATTATGTTTAAGTGGATTTCCAAAATCAGGAAAAATTCATTTATTTGATGGAAGAACAGGAGAAAAATTTGAAAGACCAATTACTGTAGGATATATGTATATGCTAAAATTAAACCATTTAGTTGATGATAAAATTCATTCACGTTCCACTGGTTCATATAGTTTAATTACACAACAACCTCTTGGTGGTAAAGCACAATTTGGTGGTCAAAGGTTTGGTGAAATGGAAGTATGGGCTCTAGAAGCCTATGGTGCATCATATACATTACAAGAAATGTTAACAGTAAAATCCGATGATGTAAATGGTAGAACTAATATGTATAAAAATATCATAAAAGGTAACTATCATATGAATCCTGGTATGCCTGAATCATTTAATGTTCTATTGCGTGAAATTCGATCCTTAGGTATTAATATTGAACTAGATGATGAATAA